One region of Vibrio sp. FE10 genomic DNA includes:
- a CDS encoding methyl-accepting chemotaxis protein, whose product MKLTDMSFKQKIIALLILPILGFLWLSVSAISKGVETTSEMSSLNQLTRLSVVYSELVHELQKERGMTAGFIGSQGTQFVSELRSQRTSADNRREQRNEYWQSADIDLPQINRLNAEISQSLNQITTIRNRVDSQSIPLSEALGYYTKLNAKLLSVSALIAELSSDATITTETIAYYNFLQGKERAGIERAVLNNTFSKNEFGPGMLVKFISLVTEQNTYFSNFEVLSNSANVRFFEQQLNDRSVAEVEKLRDLAESKMSGFDVDPVYWFAQSTARIVQLKKTENHLAESLIALTEQKTTQAQSAMMASIALFVVITLFATFVSFKAITDLTTRVKDLTLMLSKVRDDNDLTVRAKYVGNSELGQISSALNATLEKFSGVIDSISQSSLTLASAAEETSQTCQYNSDTLVQQQDQIGLIATATEELSATVNEVAAKTQQTASSAKMVDEQSQEGLSTVQNSYHSIEKLASEINGLADKITHLHESSNNINSVIDVIKSVADQTNLLALNAAIEAARAGEQGRGFAVVADEVRTLAQRTQESTLEIEGFISSLQSDVQTAFNVIDNSKKMSSKAVEDSREVEHTLQDISAAVSEIFSMTEQIATATEEQAVVTQDIAQNVMAVEQKSTESTTGATQIAATAKEQAELAASLKQIANTFKS is encoded by the coding sequence ATGAAATTAACCGATATGTCTTTTAAGCAAAAAATCATTGCTTTGCTTATTTTGCCGATCTTAGGGTTTCTATGGCTCAGCGTTTCTGCGATATCCAAAGGCGTAGAAACGACGAGTGAAATGTCTTCATTGAATCAACTGACACGCTTGTCGGTTGTATACAGTGAATTAGTGCATGAGTTGCAGAAAGAGCGAGGCATGACGGCTGGCTTTATCGGCTCTCAAGGCACTCAATTTGTGAGTGAATTACGTTCACAACGAACCAGTGCAGATAACAGACGTGAGCAGAGAAACGAATATTGGCAGTCTGCCGATATCGATCTGCCACAGATCAATCGCTTGAACGCAGAAATAAGCCAAAGCCTTAATCAGATAACCACGATTCGTAATCGAGTGGATTCTCAATCTATCCCGTTGTCTGAAGCTTTGGGTTACTACACCAAACTCAATGCAAAGTTGCTTAGCGTATCGGCCTTAATTGCTGAACTGAGTTCTGATGCCACCATTACGACTGAAACCATCGCTTACTACAACTTCTTGCAAGGTAAAGAGCGAGCAGGTATCGAGCGCGCTGTCCTCAACAACACCTTCTCTAAAAATGAGTTTGGCCCAGGTATGCTGGTGAAATTCATCTCTTTGGTGACAGAGCAAAATACCTACTTCTCAAACTTCGAAGTGTTGAGCAACTCAGCCAACGTGCGTTTCTTTGAGCAACAGTTGAATGACCGCTCGGTCGCAGAAGTTGAGAAGCTTCGTGATTTAGCTGAATCTAAGATGAGCGGTTTTGATGTCGACCCAGTGTATTGGTTCGCTCAATCGACGGCTCGTATCGTTCAATTGAAGAAGACAGAAAACCATTTAGCGGAATCACTTATCGCGCTGACTGAACAAAAAACAACACAAGCACAGTCTGCGATGATGGCCAGCATTGCTCTGTTCGTTGTGATTACGTTGTTCGCGACGTTTGTGAGCTTTAAAGCGATTACGGACTTAACGACCAGAGTAAAAGACCTGACGTTAATGCTCTCTAAAGTGCGTGATGATAACGACCTAACCGTTCGCGCTAAGTATGTTGGTAACAGCGAATTAGGGCAGATATCATCAGCATTGAATGCAACGTTAGAGAAGTTCTCAGGTGTGATTGACAGTATTTCTCAATCGAGCCTGACGCTGGCGTCAGCGGCTGAAGAGACATCACAAACGTGTCAGTACAACTCAGACACTTTAGTGCAACAGCAAGATCAGATTGGTTTGATCGCAACGGCGACTGAAGAGCTGTCAGCAACAGTGAATGAAGTTGCGGCTAAAACTCAGCAGACAGCAAGCTCGGCTAAAATGGTCGATGAGCAATCGCAAGAAGGTTTAAGCACTGTTCAGAATTCTTACCACTCTATCGAAAAGCTGGCTTCAGAAATTAACGGTTTAGCCGACAAGATTACTCATCTACATGAGAGCAGCAATAACATTAACAGCGTGATTGATGTGATTAAGTCGGTTGCAGATCAAACTAACTTATTAGCATTGAATGCGGCAATTGAAGCGGCTCGTGCGGGAGAGCAAGGTCGTGGCTTTGCAGTGGTTGCTGATGAAGTTCGTACATTGGCGCAACGTACTCAAGAGTCTACATTAGAGATTGAAGGCTTCATCAGTTCACTACAGTCTGATGTGCAAACGGCGTTCAATGTTATCGATAACAGCAAGAAGATGTCATCGAAAGCGGTTGAAGACTCAAGAGAAGTGGAGCATACGCTACAAGACATCTCTGCAGCGGTGAGCGAGATCTTCAGCATGACTGAACAGATTGCAACGGCAACGGAAGAGCAAGCGGTTGTGACTCAAGACATCGCTCAGAACGTGATGGCAGTAGAGCAGAAATCGACAGAGTCGACCACGGGTGCTACTCAAATTGCAGCAACAGCCAAGGAGCAAGCTGAATTGGCCGCTTCTCTCAAACAGATTGCCAATACTTTTAAGAGTTAA
- a CDS encoding TetR/AcrR family transcriptional regulator, translating to MAKTAKFDRQDVVDKATNLYWEKGFHATSMRNLQDVIDMRPGSIYATFGSKEGLFKETLARYTELGILNLNRFRSETDSPIKALENFVKRAVVESKQSSPNGMCMLAKTVAELTDEHAELLEEAKKSLKIMEGEFAKLITEAQELGEISKEREPTQLARHVQVQIAGLRTYAKTCDDIDLLNSMVEDVFKYHPF from the coding sequence ATGGCCAAGACCGCGAAGTTCGATAGACAAGATGTAGTAGATAAAGCAACGAACCTATATTGGGAAAAGGGCTTCCACGCGACTTCTATGCGCAACCTGCAAGACGTGATTGATATGCGTCCGGGTAGCATCTACGCGACGTTTGGTAGCAAAGAAGGTCTGTTTAAAGAGACATTGGCTCGCTATACCGAACTTGGCATCCTCAATCTGAACCGTTTCCGTAGCGAAACAGACTCTCCAATCAAAGCGCTCGAAAACTTCGTCAAACGCGCTGTAGTTGAATCAAAACAAAGTTCGCCAAATGGCATGTGTATGCTGGCTAAAACAGTGGCCGAGCTGACTGATGAACACGCAGAGTTATTGGAAGAAGCGAAGAAATCACTGAAGATCATGGAAGGTGAATTCGCTAAGCTGATTACCGAAGCGCAAGAACTGGGTGAAATCAGCAAAGAGCGAGAACCTACTCAACTTGCTCGTCATGTTCAAGTTCAAATCGCTGGCCTGCGTACCTACGCGAAAACCTGTGACGACATCGATTTGCTTAACTCTATGGTTGAAGACGTATTTAAGTACCACCCTTTTTAA
- a CDS encoding fructose-specific PTS transporter subunit EIIC codes for MDITDIIEPEIICLELQADSKQAVFEELVELLDRAGKLSNKSEFLDDIWKREAIGNTGFDDGIAIPHAKSTAVAKPAVAVGISRTGIDYGADGGELSDVFFMLASPDNNDDHHIEVLAQISTKLIEDDFVTKLKAVESVEEAQELFLEANSESFDSYASNYNEVYVEPLSPWAQSLNRLKEHLLYGTSHMIPFVVAGGVLLSLSVMMSGHGAVPESGVLADIAQMGIAGLTLFTAVLGGYIAYSMADKPGLAPGMISSWVAVNQYNTGFLGAIVVGFFAGFVVNLLKKIKLPDSMISLSSIFIYPLVGTFVTCGAVMWVIGSPIAQVMLEMNQMLTGMAGSGKMVLGSILGAMTAFDMGGPINKVATLFAQTQVNTQPWLMGGVGIAICTPPLGMALATFISPKKFKRDEREAGKAAGIMGMIGISEGAIPFAAADPARVLPAVVAGGIVGNVVGFMFHVVNHAPWGGWIVLPVVDGKIGYIIGTLAGALTTALIVILLKKNVVEGEASSNQFAGGSVTEEGQADVLAITSCPSGVAHTFLAAKSLEKAAHHLGVRIKVETQGANGIGNRITPKDIERARLVIFAHDVAIKEVERFANVKTLDVSTKEAMLNAQALIMRKV; via the coding sequence ATGGATATCACTGACATTATCGAGCCCGAGATTATCTGCTTGGAACTACAGGCAGACTCAAAACAGGCGGTATTTGAAGAGCTTGTCGAGCTGCTCGACCGTGCTGGTAAGCTTTCCAATAAAAGTGAATTCCTTGATGACATCTGGAAGCGTGAAGCCATAGGTAATACGGGCTTTGACGATGGTATCGCCATTCCACACGCGAAAAGTACCGCGGTTGCTAAGCCTGCCGTTGCGGTTGGGATTAGCCGAACCGGTATTGATTATGGTGCCGATGGCGGTGAACTGTCCGATGTGTTCTTTATGCTTGCTTCGCCCGACAACAATGATGACCATCATATCGAGGTGTTGGCTCAGATCTCGACCAAACTGATTGAAGATGACTTTGTTACAAAATTAAAGGCAGTTGAGTCGGTTGAGGAAGCTCAAGAGTTGTTTCTCGAAGCCAATTCTGAATCGTTCGATAGTTACGCCTCAAACTATAATGAAGTTTATGTCGAACCACTTAGCCCTTGGGCTCAATCTCTTAATCGCCTCAAAGAACACCTGCTGTACGGCACGTCACACATGATCCCATTCGTGGTCGCGGGTGGGGTTCTGTTGTCTCTGTCGGTCATGATGTCAGGTCACGGCGCAGTGCCTGAGAGCGGCGTTCTGGCTGATATCGCGCAGATGGGCATCGCGGGATTAACGCTGTTTACTGCCGTACTAGGCGGTTACATCGCGTACTCAATGGCCGACAAGCCGGGTTTAGCGCCAGGAATGATTAGTTCTTGGGTTGCGGTGAATCAATACAACACCGGTTTTCTTGGGGCGATTGTGGTCGGTTTCTTTGCCGGCTTTGTGGTGAATCTACTTAAGAAGATCAAACTGCCAGACAGCATGATCTCGCTGAGTTCTATTTTTATCTATCCACTAGTCGGTACTTTCGTCACTTGTGGCGCGGTGATGTGGGTGATTGGCTCTCCGATAGCTCAGGTTATGCTTGAGATGAACCAAATGCTCACGGGCATGGCAGGTTCGGGGAAAATGGTGCTCGGTAGTATTTTGGGTGCGATGACGGCCTTTGATATGGGCGGCCCGATCAACAAGGTTGCAACGCTGTTTGCTCAGACTCAGGTGAATACTCAGCCATGGTTGATGGGTGGTGTTGGCATTGCGATTTGTACGCCGCCACTCGGCATGGCTCTCGCGACTTTTATTTCGCCGAAGAAGTTTAAACGAGACGAACGCGAAGCGGGAAAAGCGGCAGGGATCATGGGAATGATCGGCATCAGTGAAGGTGCGATTCCATTTGCCGCCGCTGACCCTGCACGTGTTCTGCCTGCTGTCGTGGCTGGTGGCATTGTTGGTAACGTGGTCGGCTTTATGTTCCATGTGGTCAATCATGCACCATGGGGAGGTTGGATTGTTTTACCTGTGGTGGATGGCAAGATTGGCTACATCATTGGTACACTCGCGGGTGCTCTTACCACGGCTTTGATCGTGATCCTGCTGAAAAAGAATGTGGTCGAAGGTGAGGCGAGTTCCAATCAGTTTGCGGGTGGTTCGGTGACAGAAGAAGGGCAAGCGGATGTACTCGCGATCACGTCTTGTCCGTCTGGTGTTGCCCACACTTTCTTAGCGGCCAAGTCTCTGGAAAAAGCGGCGCATCATCTTGGGGTTCGGATTAAAGTCGAAACACAAGGTGCTAACGGGATTGGTAATCGCATCACACCAAAAGACATTGAAAGGGCGAGGTTGGTGATCTTCGCTCACGATGTCGCGATCAAAGAAGTCGAGCGCTTTGCGAACGTGAAAACCTTAGATGTAAGCACCAAAGAGGCTATGCTGAATGCGCAGGCGTTGATCATGAGAAAGGTGTAA
- a CDS encoding PTS fructose transporter subunit IIB — MRIVAVTACPTGIAHTYMAADALNKTAPKFNVSIKVETQGAMGIENLLSAQDISLADKVLIVSDIDIEQPSRFDPAKTLFIPMEEVLLSVDKVFIKHCRT; from the coding sequence ATGAGAATTGTAGCGGTAACTGCGTGCCCTACAGGTATTGCACACACCTATATGGCAGCTGATGCTTTAAATAAAACAGCCCCTAAATTCAACGTTTCAATCAAGGTTGAAACACAAGGCGCTATGGGTATTGAAAACTTACTCTCTGCACAGGACATTAGCCTCGCAGACAAGGTGTTGATCGTTTCTGATATCGACATTGAACAACCAAGTCGCTTCGACCCAGCTAAAACCTTATTCATTCCCATGGAAGAGGTATTGTTGAGTGTCGATAAAGTCTTTATTAAGCATTGTCGAACCTAA
- a CDS encoding PTS sugar transporter subunit IIA has translation MNEYQITFFVDDPATNSHVAQPLSRLAKKFKSTIRIINITQNRTADLSKSVAMLQVGLLRGDLCQITAIGIDAELACFVLKDVIAEHYAMVGSQVNHEFSKDLIQRMPQICPPCDIKWHHAKAQTQLTKFECLKGLAHLVYPQDPDELILAFIKREERSSTCVSPGIALPHVMFESTQDLSIAVIVSDDPIDWASRIGEVHVAIALVLPTKPQREHIVAATNLTRNLLHDQVNERLQKTRSSVDLQALLMYISSRLI, from the coding sequence ATGAACGAATATCAGATCACCTTCTTCGTTGACGATCCTGCAACTAACTCACACGTCGCGCAGCCACTTAGCCGTTTGGCAAAGAAATTCAAAAGTACCATCCGTATTATCAACATCACTCAAAACCGAACGGCTGATCTCTCCAAATCTGTTGCGATGTTGCAAGTGGGTTTACTTCGTGGTGATTTGTGTCAGATCACCGCCATTGGCATCGATGCCGAACTAGCGTGTTTCGTTCTTAAAGATGTGATTGCTGAGCATTACGCTATGGTCGGCTCGCAAGTGAACCATGAGTTCTCGAAGGACTTAATCCAACGCATGCCGCAGATATGTCCACCTTGTGACATCAAGTGGCACCATGCCAAAGCACAAACTCAACTGACCAAATTTGAGTGCTTAAAAGGGCTCGCTCACCTCGTGTATCCACAAGATCCGGATGAGCTGATTCTTGCCTTTATTAAGCGAGAAGAACGCTCGTCTACGTGTGTATCCCCGGGGATCGCACTGCCCCATGTTATGTTTGAATCGACTCAAGATCTCTCGATTGCGGTCATCGTCAGTGACGACCCGATTGATTGGGCTTCACGCATTGGTGAGGTGCACGTTGCTATCGCTTTGGTATTGCCTACCAAGCCACAGCGAGAGCATATTGTGGCGGCCACCAACCTAACCAGAAACCTGCTCCATGATCAGGTCAACGAGCGTTTACAAAAGACTCGAAGCAGCGTCGACCTACAAGCTCTGCTCATGTACATCTCTTCACGTCTGATTTAG
- a CDS encoding sodium:solute symporter family protein — MELNTLIVGIYFLFLIAIGWMFRTFTSTTSDYFRGGGNMLWWMVGATAFMTQFSAWTFTGAAGKAYADGMAVAVIFLANAFGYLMNYLYFAPKFRQLRVVTPIDAIRMRFGSFNEQVFTWSGMPNSIVSAGIWLNGLAIIASGIFGFDMTTTIVLTGLVVLVMSVTGGSWAVIASDFMQMVIIMAVTVTCAAVAIVQGGGVTEIINDFPVAEGASFVSGNNLNYVSIFGIWAFFIFFKQFSITNNMLNSYRYLAAKDSKNAKKAALLACILMTIGPIIWFMPPWFVAGQGIDLAAHYPDAGSKAGDFAYLYFVEQYMPAGMVGLLIAAMFAATMSSMDSGLNRNSGIFVINFYQPILRPNATEKELMVVSKLMSSVFGVAIILIALFINSLKGLSLFDTMMYVGALIGFPMTIPAFCGFFIKKTPDWAGWGSLVVGAIVSYIVGFVITAEMLQNWFNLEPLTGREWSDLKVAVGLIAHLTFTGGFFILSTLFYKPLEASRQKDVDTFFNNLATPLVSESTAQKKLDNKQRHMLGSLIAVSGVAVMAMFALPNPFWGRMMFVLCGGIVFIVGLMLVKAVDDSVEDAKQENKTA; from the coding sequence ATGGAACTCAATACTCTGATCGTAGGAATTTATTTCCTTTTCCTTATCGCAATAGGTTGGATGTTTAGAACGTTCACCAGTACAACCAGTGATTATTTCCGCGGGGGCGGTAACATGCTTTGGTGGATGGTTGGCGCGACTGCGTTTATGACTCAGTTCAGTGCTTGGACCTTCACTGGCGCAGCAGGTAAAGCGTATGCCGATGGTATGGCTGTCGCGGTTATCTTCTTAGCGAACGCCTTTGGTTACCTGATGAACTACCTGTACTTCGCTCCGAAATTCCGTCAGCTGCGTGTAGTCACGCCAATTGACGCGATTCGTATGCGTTTTGGTAGCTTCAACGAGCAAGTGTTTACTTGGTCTGGCATGCCGAACAGTATTGTTTCTGCGGGTATCTGGCTGAACGGTTTGGCGATTATCGCATCGGGCATCTTTGGCTTCGATATGACGACAACCATCGTTCTAACCGGTCTTGTTGTACTTGTTATGTCGGTGACTGGTGGTTCATGGGCGGTTATCGCATCTGACTTCATGCAGATGGTCATCATCATGGCGGTAACAGTAACGTGTGCTGCGGTCGCTATTGTGCAAGGTGGCGGTGTTACTGAGATCATTAATGACTTCCCTGTAGCAGAAGGCGCATCATTCGTTTCTGGTAACAATCTGAACTACGTAAGCATCTTCGGAATCTGGGCATTCTTCATCTTCTTCAAGCAGTTCAGTATCACCAACAACATGTTGAACTCTTACCGTTACCTAGCGGCAAAAGACTCAAAGAACGCGAAGAAAGCGGCTCTGTTGGCATGTATTCTGATGACAATCGGTCCAATCATTTGGTTCATGCCACCTTGGTTTGTCGCTGGACAAGGCATTGACCTTGCGGCGCATTATCCAGATGCAGGCTCTAAAGCGGGCGACTTTGCTTACCTATACTTTGTAGAGCAATACATGCCAGCAGGTATGGTAGGGCTTCTAATTGCAGCGATGTTTGCAGCAACCATGTCTTCAATGGACTCAGGTTTAAACCGTAACTCAGGTATCTTTGTTATCAACTTCTACCAACCGATTCTTCGTCCAAACGCGACAGAGAAAGAGTTGATGGTTGTGTCTAAGTTGATGTCTTCGGTCTTCGGTGTCGCTATCATCCTTATCGCACTGTTTATCAACTCGCTGAAAGGTTTGAGCCTGTTCGACACCATGATGTACGTTGGTGCATTAATCGGTTTCCCAATGACGATTCCAGCATTCTGTGGCTTCTTCATTAAGAAGACTCCGGATTGGGCAGGTTGGGGCTCGCTAGTGGTTGGCGCGATTGTGTCTTACATCGTAGGCTTCGTGATTACCGCTGAAATGCTACAAAACTGGTTCAACCTAGAGCCGCTAACAGGCCGTGAATGGTCTGACTTGAAAGTAGCGGTAGGTCTGATTGCTCACTTAACGTTTACAGGTGGCTTCTTCATTCTGTCGACTTTGTTCTACAAACCACTAGAAGCGTCTCGTCAGAAAGATGTTGATACCTTCTTCAACAACCTTGCGACACCTTTGGTTTCTGAATCAACAGCACAGAAGAAATTGGATAACAAACAACGTCACATGCTGGGTTCGCTGATCGCAGTGTCTGGTGTGGCAGTGATGGCGATGTTTGCTCTACCGAACCCATTCTGGGGAAGAATGATGTTCGTGCTATGTGGCGGTATCGTGTTCATCGTTGGTCTGATGCTGGTGAAAGCCGTAGACGACTCGGTGGAAGATGCGAAACAAGAGAACAAAACGGCTTAG
- a CDS encoding helix-turn-helix transcriptional regulator has product MIFHDLISSVLNEREPFHNIWFAGDFHTPSACSYQVNFPRLELVLNGEYINEMESHDRKITNVIAKAGDAIFIPPNCWNKPNWDTDCSVLSMLFGRRQLGLSLVSKRKGEESFYDIQKHSIQTRSGFAIDNILEALSSLARESNKQPMDELLLQALLQYSKTMLDAPVEKSHSRVQDVYQGICIYIQENFHRHITRDSIASRFSISANHLSRMFRQQGHMTLAEYITRVRVDRAKFMLKKYNFKLNEVSVRCGFKDVNYFCRVFKNRTGKTPTEYRGSI; this is encoded by the coding sequence ATGATATTTCATGACCTAATCTCGTCGGTGTTAAACGAGCGAGAACCGTTTCACAACATCTGGTTTGCTGGAGATTTTCATACGCCTTCAGCATGCAGTTATCAGGTGAACTTTCCACGTTTAGAGCTAGTGCTGAACGGAGAGTATATTAATGAAATGGAGAGTCATGATCGGAAGATCACCAACGTGATTGCCAAAGCCGGAGACGCGATTTTCATCCCACCCAACTGTTGGAATAAACCCAATTGGGACACTGACTGCTCGGTGCTGAGCATGCTATTTGGGCGTCGCCAGCTGGGTTTAAGTTTGGTGAGCAAACGCAAAGGCGAGGAGAGCTTCTATGATATTCAAAAGCACAGTATTCAGACTCGCTCTGGTTTTGCGATTGATAACATTCTAGAGGCGCTCAGCTCACTCGCGAGAGAGAGTAACAAGCAGCCAATGGACGAGTTATTACTGCAAGCGCTACTGCAATACAGTAAGACGATGTTGGATGCGCCAGTCGAGAAATCCCACAGCCGAGTGCAGGATGTCTATCAGGGTATTTGTATCTACATTCAAGAGAATTTCCACCGTCATATCACCCGAGACAGTATCGCCTCGCGCTTTAGTATTTCAGCCAATCACTTGTCGCGAATGTTCCGTCAACAAGGCCACATGACGCTGGCAGAATACATCACCCGCGTGCGGGTCGATCGTGCTAAGTTCATGCTCAAAAAGTACAACTTCAAGCTCAATGAAGTGTCAGTCCGTTGTGGCTTCAAAGATGTGAACTACTTCTGCCGAGTATTTAAAAACCGAACAGGAAAAACCCCAACCGAATATCGTGGATCTATCTGA
- a CDS encoding PTS fructose transporter subunit IIABC: protein MITTLINQDLIKLSLSANSKEDVFKELIDVLYAQGRISDKAQFLTDIKAREEQGNTGFEEGIALPHAKSSAVIKPAVVIGIHKQGIEYGADDGQPSKLFFMIASPDGGDNHHIEVLAELSSKLIEEGFIESFMNAQSEQAALELLLTKPEPSATETNIEKQGFIIGVTGCPAGVAHTYLAAEALEKGAAALGYDIKVETNGSIGVKNSPTQEEIERADAIVVACDKQVDMARFAGKRVICTNVKAPIKDAQGLIKQALNAPSYQAEQTPTNQSVVEKASQARSDLYRYLMNGVSHMIPFVVTGGLLIALALAIGGEPSESGMAIPAGSMWNQILEVGVVAFTLMIPILAGYIAYAIADRPALTPGLIGGWIANNGSFYGADAGTGFIGAIIAGLLVGYFVKWITSFNYHKFVQPLVPIMIAPITGSLFIAGLFIFVIGAPIAGLMDALTALLTSMSTGNVVLLGIVLGGMAGFDMGGPFNKVAFLFSVGMIASGQTQFMGAMACAIPVAPLGMAIATRLGRKFDLFESSEIEAGKAAGAMGLVGISEGAIPFAAQDPMSVIPANVLGSMTAAVMAFSFGITNSVAHGGPVVALLGAMNYPMLALLCMASGAGVTAVTCIALKNLRKAKLTTAAA, encoded by the coding sequence ATGATCACGACATTGATCAATCAAGATTTGATTAAGCTTTCGCTTAGCGCTAATTCAAAAGAAGACGTATTTAAAGAGCTGATAGACGTGCTGTACGCACAAGGTCGAATTTCAGACAAAGCACAGTTTCTTACCGACATTAAGGCGCGTGAAGAACAGGGCAATACAGGGTTTGAAGAAGGCATCGCGCTACCACACGCAAAAAGCAGCGCGGTGATCAAACCCGCGGTTGTTATCGGCATCCATAAACAGGGCATCGAGTACGGCGCCGATGACGGTCAGCCATCAAAACTATTCTTTATGATTGCCTCTCCTGATGGCGGCGATAATCACCATATCGAAGTACTAGCAGAGCTTTCTTCAAAACTGATTGAAGAAGGCTTTATCGAAAGCTTCATGAATGCTCAATCTGAACAAGCCGCATTGGAACTACTGCTTACCAAACCTGAACCTTCAGCAACCGAAACCAACATTGAGAAGCAAGGTTTCATCATTGGCGTGACTGGCTGTCCTGCTGGCGTTGCACACACTTATTTGGCAGCAGAAGCACTAGAGAAAGGCGCTGCAGCACTTGGCTACGACATCAAGGTCGAAACCAACGGTTCTATTGGTGTTAAGAACAGCCCTACTCAAGAAGAGATTGAACGCGCAGACGCGATTGTCGTGGCTTGTGACAAGCAGGTCGACATGGCTCGCTTTGCTGGAAAACGTGTCATCTGCACCAACGTAAAAGCGCCAATCAAAGACGCGCAAGGCTTAATTAAACAAGCACTCAACGCACCTAGCTACCAAGCTGAACAAACACCAACCAATCAATCTGTTGTAGAAAAAGCCTCACAAGCGCGTTCAGACCTTTATCGTTACTTGATGAATGGCGTATCTCACATGATCCCATTTGTGGTGACAGGCGGTCTTTTGATTGCCCTAGCACTAGCCATTGGCGGCGAACCAAGTGAATCCGGTATGGCAATTCCTGCTGGCAGCATGTGGAACCAAATATTAGAAGTGGGCGTGGTTGCCTTCACCCTGATGATCCCAATATTGGCTGGCTACATTGCTTACGCGATCGCTGACCGTCCTGCCCTAACTCCAGGTTTAATTGGCGGTTGGATTGCGAACAACGGCTCTTTCTACGGTGCTGACGCCGGTACAGGCTTCATTGGCGCAATCATCGCCGGTCTATTAGTGGGTTACTTCGTTAAATGGATCACCTCGTTTAACTACCACAAATTCGTTCAACCACTTGTGCCTATCATGATCGCTCCGATCACTGGTTCTCTATTCATCGCGGGTCTGTTCATCTTTGTTATTGGCGCACCTATCGCTGGGTTGATGGATGCTCTTACTGCACTACTAACGAGCATGAGCACAGGTAACGTGGTTCTGCTTGGCATCGTATTGGGTGGCATGGCCGGTTTCGATATGGGTGGCCCATTCAACAAGGTGGCGTTCCTATTCTCGGTCGGCATGATTGCCAGCGGTCAAACTCAGTTCATGGGTGCAATGGCGTGTGCAATTCCTGTCGCTCCACTGGGTATGGCTATTGCAACCAGACTTGGCCGTAAGTTCGACTTGTTTGAATCTTCTGAAATTGAAGCGGGCAAAGCAGCAGGTGCGATGGGCTTGGTGGGTATCTCTGAAGGTGCGATTCCTTTCGCAGCTCAAGACCCGATGTCAGTTATCCCTGCCAACGTGCTTGGCTCAATGACGGCCGCGGTAATGGCGTTCTCATTTGGTATCACCAACAGCGTTGCTCACGGTGGTCCGGTTGTCGCTCTACTAGGCGCAATGAACTACCCAATGCTGGCACTTCTGTGCATGGCATCTGGTGCGGGCGTGACGGCGGTTACTTGTATCGCGCTTAAAAATCTACGCAAAGCCAAGCTAACGACAGCAGCGGCTTAA